The DNA segment CGCTACGGCAGGCCGGATGCCTCCGAGGCAGAAATCATCGAGGCCGCGAAGCAGGCCAACGCGCATCTGTTCATCGAAAAGCTTCCTGAAGGATACAAGACCCTCGTGGGTGAGCGTGGCACGCAACTCAGCGGTGGCCAGCGCCAGCGCATCGCGATTGCCCGCGCCATCCTCGCGAACCCGGCTGTGCTCGTGCTGGACGAAGCCACCAGCAGCCTGGATGCCGAGAGTGAACGCCTCGTGCAGGAAGCGCTGGACAAGCTGATGGAGAACCGCACCAGCATCATCATCGCCCACCGACTGAGCACCGTGCGTCGCGCGGATCAGATCCTGGTGATGAGCGGCGGCACGGTGGTGGAGAACGGCACGCATGACGAACTCTACGCCCGCGAGCACAGCCTGTACCGCACCCTGGCGAAGCTGCAGCTGGAGCATTGAGCCGCTACAAGGAAGAACCGCAAAGCAGCGAGGCAGCAGAGGGTTGATAGTTTGTGGTTGATAGTTGATAGCCTGAGACTCGAAGCCATGCGCTGGGGCTACAATTTTCCAAAGTTGCTCGCGCGCATTGAGCTGAATCCCAACCTGACCGCCCCAAAAATAACTCGGGCTATCAACCATCGACCATAAACCATCAACTTCTCCCGGTTGCGCTTCGCCTCATGCCCTCGTGCAAGTTGACTGAAGAGGTGACACGGCCACTTTAAGTTCCAGTGTCATGAGCCTGCCACCACTCATCTGGGACACGTTTCAAACGCTGCACGCCGCGCCGCAGACGATGGACGAGCTCTGGGCGGAGGGGTGGAGGCATTTCGGAGCGGAGTTCTTCCGCTACAGCGTGAGTCCTCAGGCGGACGGCTGGCAGACCATCGTGCCGCTGCGGCTGCATCTGGCGGAGCTGACGCTCACCAAGAGCCAGCGGCGCGTGCTTCGGAAAAACGAAGACGTGGAACTGCGCACCGTGCCAGCCACGCTCTCTGAAGAGGCCAAGGCCATGTTCCTGAGGCACAAGGCGCGCTTCACCGAGAACATCCCCGAGGCCCTCACCACCTTCCTCTCGACCGAGCCGAATGTCGTGCCATGCCGCTGCATGGAATTTCAGGCGTGGGTCGCGGGTGAGCTGGCGGCCATCAGCTACCTGGACTTGGGAGAGAAGTCCGTGTCGAGCGTGTACGGCATGTTCGAGCCGGCGCATGCGAAGCGCAGCCTCGGCATCTACACCCTGCTACAGGAGATGCTCTGGGCTCAGGCGCAGGGATTTGCCCTCTACTACCCCGGCTACGCCACCCATGGGTCAAGCGCCTATGACTACAAGAAGCAACTCCATGGTCTGGAAGGCTACTGCTGGCGCGAGCACCGCTGGATGCCGCGGGAGGACATCGTGGCGGAGACCTGGGTGGTGGGCTCGTAGCTCCAACGTAGCTCGCGAGTCCCTTCGCGAGGGGGTGCCCCCGCTGCGCCGGGTTTTACCAAGGACACCGTACGAGGTCTCTCTTGACGGGATTGGGGATGGTACGTCAGGCGTAATCTCCCCTCGCGAAGGGACTCGCGAGCTACGTTACCTTCCCCCTTGCCAGCCGCCCCCCGGTGAGGCATCGTTTCGGTCCAAAACATCCTGTTTCTCCAAACCTGCCCATGCCCACCTACGAGTACGAATGCACCACCTGCGGCCACCAGTTCGAGGCCGTGCAATCGATGAAGGATCCCAAGCTCACGGACTGCCCCCAGGAAAGCTGTCCCGGACCGGTGGAGCGCAAGCTGGGCAAGGGTGCCGGCATCATCTTCAAGGGCAGCGGCTTCTACATCACGGACTACCGTAGTGACTCCTACAAGGCGGCGGCGAAGAAAGACAGCGACAGCGGCAGTTCATCCTCATCGTCTGCCTCGAGCAGTGCCGGCAGCAGCAGTTCCTCCTCTTCGTCCAGCTCCTCAGGTTCGTCGTCTTCCTCTGGAGGTGGCTCGTCTGCCTCTTCCAGCACGGCTGCCTGAGCCGTAGCGACAGCGGCCAGAGGCGCCGCTTTTCACATCACTCCACACCGGCCCGCGCGTGCTCCGATTTGCCTACAACATCTTCCTTGTCGCGTGGTTCGGCCTCTGCACGGCCGCGGTGATTCAGACCCATCGCGCGGCAGACTGGTCGAAATTGAAGGGCCTGGACCATGCGGCCAAGAACAACACGCCGCCGCTCATGGATCGCATGGAGCAGACCGTGTGGCGTCGCAATTCCTCCCTGGAACTGAGCGAGGAGGACGTGAACCGTTACCTCGCCGCGACCATCGCGGGGCACCAAGTGGGATTCACCGGATCGCTGAAGCCCTTTGACCGCGTGGCGCTCGACTTCGAGCCGGGTGTGGCCCGCATCTGCCTGGCGTGGGGTGGCGCGAATGAAAAGCACTCCACCACCGCGTCCCTGGATTTCACCGTGAAGCGCGAAGGAGGAAACTTCGTGGTGGAGGTGCAGAGTGGCGCCTTTGGCCGGCTGCCACTACCTCGGGGCCTCATGAGCCCGCTGGTGCCCGGTTTGCAGAGCCTTTCGGAGAGCCTCCGCAGCGAGATCCACACTGTCTTTCAAATGAACCAGATCCGCTTCGAGAAGGACAAGGTCATCCTCGATCCGCGCTCGGAGACGGTGAAGTCGTGAAGCTGGCGCTGCACATCGGCGCTTCCCATTTCCGCCCTTTCCTGCCAGTCTATTTGTCCGTCTCTCTGCCTGCCCTGTCCTGACTTCTCCCCATGCGTCTGCGCACCATCAGTCTCCTGAGCCTGCTCCCCCTGTGGCTTTGCCTGTTTTCCCACACGCCGCCACTCTCTGCTCAGGATGCGGCCCCTGTGCCTGTCCCTCCGGATCCCCTTCCCGCAGCGGATGCTCCGCTCCAGACCCAGGCTCAGACACCGGTGCACGCCCAGCCGGGCCCGACCATCAGCAGCTCCGTCAGCTCGAACAAACAATTCGTGGTGCACGGCGGAGATCTCTCCGTGCGCAGTGCATTCTGCCTCATGAGCGAGGAGACAGCAGGAACGCTCGGCCGCCTGCTCAAGGATGAGGGACGCTATGCCATCCCTGTGGTGGTGGAGGTGAAGACACCGCCAAACATCAATCCCGCCGAGCCCACAGTCAGGCCCAGGATCAGCCTGATGGATTATGGCGGCTTCCATCTCCAGCTCTCGGTGCAGCTTCGGAATGATTTCCGCAGGGAGGACTACACCCGCGAGCTGGTGCGCATTCTTCTGGCGGAGCGCATCCTGCGCAACCACA comes from the Roseimicrobium gellanilyticum genome and includes:
- a CDS encoding arginine-tRNA-protein transferase, whose protein sequence is MSLPPLIWDTFQTLHAAPQTMDELWAEGWRHFGAEFFRYSVSPQADGWQTIVPLRLHLAELTLTKSQRRVLRKNEDVELRTVPATLSEEAKAMFLRHKARFTENIPEALTTFLSTEPNVVPCRCMEFQAWVAGELAAISYLDLGEKSVSSVYGMFEPAHAKRSLGIYTLLQEMLWAQAQGFALYYPGYATHGSSAYDYKKQLHGLEGYCWREHRWMPREDIVAETWVVGS
- a CDS encoding FmdB family zinc ribbon protein: MPTYEYECTTCGHQFEAVQSMKDPKLTDCPQESCPGPVERKLGKGAGIIFKGSGFYITDYRSDSYKAAAKKDSDSGSSSSSSASSSAGSSSSSSSSSSSGSSSSSGGGSSASSSTAA